GGACCGTTAGTATATAAAGTCTCCACTTCATTGCCGATCCGTACAGCCTCTTTCATGGTCTGTGTCCGGGCGGCAACCCTGACCCGCACCTCGTACGGTTCATGCCCGGCGGACAGCTGCGTGCCGTGCAAGGCGTTGACACCAATCAAATCATAGCGGATTTCCTGATATTGGACTTTGGTCAGCTCCAGCCGTTCCTTTACGATGTCAAGCGCCAGCTGCCCGCGCGCGACCGCGCCAGGACCGGCATAGCTAATCTGGCCTTCGCCAATATAGCTGTCAATATAACCAATAGATACCTTGAGAAAATCGGTCTTAGCCCGGCCTTTTCCGCCCTCAACCAGCACCTGATCTTTGCCAATCTGCGTCAGTCGGACGCCAGTGAAATCCGCGACAACATCTGGCGTGATATACGCTTTGGGATCATGAATTTCATACAGCAGCTGTTCCTTACAGGTAGCAAGGGTGACTGCGCCACCGGCATCGGCAACCTTGGTAATAATAGTTGTGCCGTCTTGCCGGACTTCGGCGACGGGAAAGCCTAGCCGCCCCAGTCCAGGTACGTCTTTATACCCTGGATCGGCAAAGTAACCACCCGTAACTTGGCCGGCACATTCCATTAAATGGCCAATTACCGTAGCCTGCCCGAGAATATTCCAGTCATCTAACGCCCACCCGAATTCATAA
This genomic interval from Sporolituus thermophilus DSM 23256 contains the following:
- a CDS encoding acyclic terpene utilization AtuA family protein, with protein sequence MKKIRLGSGAGYSGDRIEPAVELAEKGDIQYLCFECLAERTIAIAQQLKMKDPEAGYDPLLVARMEAVLPICWQKGIKIITNMGAANPNAGAWKIKEIAQKLGIKGLKIAAVCGDDVLDIIRSQDYVIEETGEKLSTIKEKLVSANAYLGVEPIVEALKGGADVVITGRVADPALFVAPMIYEFGWALDDWNILGQATVIGHLMECAGQVTGGYFADPGYKDVPGLGRLGFPVAEVRQDGTTIITKVADAGGAVTLATCKEQLLYEIHDPKAYITPDVVADFTGVRLTQIGKDQVLVEGGKGRAKTDFLKVSIGYIDSYIGEGQISYAGPGAVARGQLALDIVKERLELTKVQYQEIRYDLIGVNALHGTQLSAGHEPYEVRVRVAARTQTMKEAVRIGNEVETLYTNGPAGGAGAFKAAREVVAMVSTLVPRALVQYTVNHETV